A single window of Vibrio stylophorae DNA harbors:
- the nadA gene encoding quinolinate synthase NadA, with translation MSQHIVPAPSQTIYPFPPKPAKLSEQQKAEHITDIKRLLLEKNAVLVAHYYTDPEIQALAEATGGCVADSLEMARFGNEHPATTLIVAGVRFMGETAKILTPEKTVLMPDLGAECSLDLGCPEAAFTAFCDAHPEHTVVVYANTSAAVKARADWIVTSSIALEIVEHLDSEEKSIIWGPDRHLGSYIAKQTGADMLLWQGECVVHDEFSAKALREMKALHPDAAILVHPESPASVVQMADAVGSTSQLIAAAKALPQQKLIVATDKGIFYKMQQAVPEKTLYEAPTAGNGATCRSCAHCPWMAMNGLKAIQTALEQGGVAHEIHVDAKLRDKALVPLNRMLNFAAELKMKVQGNA, from the coding sequence TTTCCACCAAAACCCGCCAAGCTATCTGAGCAGCAAAAAGCAGAACATATCACCGATATTAAGCGTCTTTTGCTCGAGAAAAATGCAGTTTTAGTTGCCCACTACTACACCGATCCTGAGATTCAAGCGCTTGCCGAAGCTACTGGTGGCTGCGTGGCTGATTCTTTGGAAATGGCGCGTTTTGGTAACGAGCATCCTGCGACCACTTTAATTGTGGCTGGGGTTCGCTTTATGGGGGAAACGGCAAAAATACTAACCCCAGAAAAAACGGTGCTGATGCCAGATTTAGGCGCTGAATGCTCCTTAGATTTGGGCTGTCCTGAAGCGGCGTTCACTGCATTTTGTGATGCGCATCCAGAGCATACCGTGGTGGTTTATGCCAACACTTCTGCAGCGGTTAAAGCGCGCGCAGATTGGATCGTGACTTCAAGCATTGCCCTTGAAATTGTCGAACATCTAGATAGTGAAGAGAAATCGATTATCTGGGGGCCAGATCGCCATCTAGGTAGCTATATAGCAAAACAAACGGGCGCCGACATGCTGCTTTGGCAAGGTGAGTGTGTGGTGCATGATGAATTCTCGGCCAAAGCATTGCGTGAGATGAAAGCGCTACATCCGGATGCTGCCATTTTGGTTCACCCAGAATCGCCAGCCAGTGTGGTGCAAATGGCGGATGCGGTTGGCTCAACCAGCCAGCTCATTGCTGCGGCTAAAGCACTGCCGCAACAAAAGCTGATTGTAGCCACGGATAAAGGCATCTTCTATAAAATGCAGCAAGCGGTGCCTGAAAAAACATTGTATGAAGCGCCAACGGCGGGTAATGGCGCGACTTGTCGAAGCTGTGCGCACTGTCCTTGGATGGCAATGAATGGTCTTAAGGCGATTCAAACAGCGCTTGAGCAGGGTGGTGTGGCGCATGAAATCCATGTTGATGCCAAGCTTCGCGATAAAGCTTTAGTGCCACTTAATCGCATGCTCAACTTTGCAGCTGAACTTAAAATGAAGGTGCAGGGCAACGCCTAA
- a CDS encoding UPF0149 family protein — MTTLSDFVQQPELQQQLLSESQIHGVITALACAPHPIDPQEWFSLLWGGEEQSPFTSSEALEQFANLIVQLWNENRATLLQGQWQWPESCALDEEALINDETQAFAEGFLQGWQICQDDWYNLIGESEATNQMVGGCLLAFSLFCEPQAAINELVSQGIENVDEQFHELFQSTPELLNGLTYLGQQLVDAAQDSDQ; from the coding sequence ATGACCACACTTTCTGACTTTGTTCAGCAACCAGAATTACAACAACAGCTGCTTTCCGAATCGCAAATTCACGGGGTGATCACCGCACTGGCTTGCGCGCCGCATCCTATTGATCCACAGGAGTGGTTTTCTCTACTATGGGGCGGCGAGGAGCAATCCCCTTTTACCTCCAGTGAAGCGCTTGAGCAGTTTGCCAACCTTATCGTGCAATTGTGGAATGAAAATCGCGCCACATTGCTTCAGGGACAATGGCAGTGGCCAGAAAGCTGCGCCTTAGATGAAGAAGCCTTGATCAACGATGAAACCCAAGCCTTTGCTGAAGGCTTTTTGCAAGGCTGGCAGATTTGCCAAGATGATTGGTATAACCTCATTGGTGAAAGCGAAGCCACCAACCAAATGGTGGGCGGTTGCTTACTCGCCTTTAGCCTGTTTTGTGAGCCTCAGGCTGCAATTAACGAGCTGGTAAGCCAAGGCATTGAAAATGTGGATGAGCAGTTCCACGAGCTCTTTCAATCCACGCCAGAGCTGCTCAATGGCCTGACCTATCTTGGGCAGCAATTGGTGGACGCAGCGCAAGATAGCGACCAATAA
- a CDS encoding L-alanine exporter AlaE encodes MTQLFSLRARGIAADMFAMVVFCFVTGMAIEVLISGLSFQQSLSSRLLAIPVNLLIAWPYGCYRDAWMRQAKHFSHPYAMQMADLCAFVTFQSPVYALILLSIGAAPSQVVMAVLINAVVCSLLGVAYGLFLDRCRRWFGASALHIEPLH; translated from the coding sequence ATGACGCAGTTATTCTCTCTTCGTGCGCGTGGCATTGCTGCCGATATGTTTGCCATGGTGGTCTTTTGTTTTGTCACCGGCATGGCGATTGAAGTGCTGATTTCAGGCTTGAGCTTTCAGCAATCTTTGTCGTCGCGATTACTGGCGATCCCTGTGAATTTACTGATTGCTTGGCCCTATGGTTGTTATCGCGATGCCTGGATGCGCCAAGCGAAACATTTTAGCCATCCTTATGCGATGCAAATGGCCGATCTATGTGCTTTTGTCACCTTTCAATCGCCTGTGTATGCCTTGATCTTACTGAGTATCGGCGCAGCGCCGTCGCAGGTGGTGATGGCGGTGCTGATCAACGCGGTAGTTTGTAGCTTGCTTGGCGTGGCCTATGGGCTCTTTTTAGACCGCTGTCGTCGATGGTTTGGTGCATCAGCGCTGCACATTGAACCACTTCACTAA
- a CDS encoding DUF3943 domain-containing protein — MAYSSVSVDDRLDQNCDTRYSLYCPELPSFQYEQPETIDSLAVEPQDTLPRYLVTSEETDFDYVKEQTYTILGLSVSTVALMTLLPESFTNWDSEDRSFSNLGKKWKDNVKAGPVWDKDDHVLNYIAHPYFGGVYYTVARHAGYNEFQSFGYSFIMSTFFWEYGVESFAEVPSIQDIIVTPFWGAVVGEWMYQTELDIVANGGEVLGSEWLGSTSLFFLNPVGHIHWWVTDIWRDNSVSLTYNPWFDNQEFAEQAYKMGVEEYDEFVGLKFSFRF; from the coding sequence ATGGCTTATAGCTCGGTTTCTGTTGATGATCGCCTTGATCAAAACTGTGACACCCGTTACAGCTTGTACTGCCCAGAGCTTCCCAGCTTTCAATATGAACAACCTGAGACCATTGATAGCTTGGCGGTTGAGCCGCAAGATACGCTACCTCGCTATCTTGTGACCTCTGAAGAGACCGATTTTGACTACGTCAAAGAACAGACCTATACCATTTTAGGCTTGAGCGTGAGCACTGTTGCCTTGATGACACTGCTCCCTGAAAGCTTTACCAACTGGGACTCAGAGGATCGCTCTTTTTCCAACTTAGGTAAAAAGTGGAAAGATAACGTCAAAGCCGGCCCAGTTTGGGACAAAGATGACCATGTCCTGAACTATATTGCGCACCCATACTTTGGCGGTGTTTATTACACCGTCGCCCGCCATGCTGGCTATAACGAATTCCAATCCTTTGGTTACTCTTTCATCATGTCGACCTTCTTCTGGGAATATGGTGTTGAGTCCTTTGCTGAAGTGCCATCTATTCAAGATATTATCGTGACACCTTTTTGGGGTGCCGTGGTCGGTGAATGGATGTATCAAACCGAGCTTGATATTGTTGCCAATGGCGGTGAAGTGCTTGGCAGCGAATGGCTAGGGAGCACCAGCTTGTTCTTCTTAAACCCTGTGGGTCATATCCATTGGTGGGTTACAGATATTTGGCGTGACAACAGCGTGTCACTGACATACAACCCATGGTTTGACAACCAAGAGTTTGCTGAGCAAGCCTATAAAATGGGTGTAGAAGAGTACGATGAGTTCGTCGGTTTGAAATTTAGCTTCCGCTTCTAA
- a CDS encoding aromatic amino acid transport family protein: MISSKTFGSTLIIAGTTIGAGMVALPIASAGLGFGTASLVMLGLWCLTSYTALLMVEAHQHAPQTATLHTLSTQFLGRYGALLATFATLFLFYALCAAYIAGSSDQLAHKLSGQWQLTPQWCAVIVTLLVGAIVSRGAQGVDWVNRILFTAKLIALVVMLSLLTPNITGGALLERPVAQGFVIASLPVIFTSFGFHGSIPSIVRYVGIEPTRLKRIFICGSALPLVVYILWQMASHGVLSQNDLMNSKSSSELVTMLSAVLTSPRVSQAVSIFIDLALATSFLGVSLGLFDFLRDRIGADNRRFGRTIAAVLTFAPPLCFALFYPKGFAMALGYAAIALAILAIFMPVALVYQARKLNCDSYQVRGGNLALIIVTLAGIAIVGSQLLQMAKLIPAVG, from the coding sequence ATGATTAGCAGTAAAACCTTTGGCAGTACCCTGATCATCGCTGGCACCACCATAGGCGCAGGAATGGTTGCGCTACCCATCGCCTCCGCTGGCCTTGGTTTTGGTACCGCGAGTTTAGTAATGCTCGGCCTTTGGTGCCTCACCAGCTATACCGCTCTGCTGATGGTTGAGGCGCATCAACACGCACCGCAAACAGCCACGCTGCATACCCTTTCTACTCAGTTTTTAGGCCGTTATGGTGCCTTGCTTGCAACATTTGCTACCCTGTTTTTGTTTTATGCCCTATGCGCTGCTTATATCGCAGGTAGCAGCGATCAACTCGCCCATAAACTCAGTGGCCAATGGCAACTTACGCCGCAATGGTGCGCGGTCATCGTGACCTTGTTGGTGGGTGCTATTGTCAGTCGTGGCGCGCAAGGTGTGGACTGGGTCAATCGTATTCTCTTTACAGCCAAATTAATTGCTTTGGTGGTGATGCTAAGCCTTCTCACACCAAACATCACCGGAGGTGCGCTACTTGAGCGCCCTGTCGCACAAGGCTTTGTCATCGCCTCACTGCCTGTGATTTTCACCTCTTTTGGTTTTCACGGCAGTATTCCATCTATCGTGCGCTATGTTGGCATTGAGCCGACGCGCCTGAAACGCATCTTCATTTGTGGCTCTGCGTTGCCTTTGGTGGTGTATATATTGTGGCAAATGGCCAGCCATGGCGTGCTCAGCCAAAACGACTTGATGAATAGCAAATCATCCAGTGAACTGGTGACCATGCTGAGCGCTGTATTAACCTCGCCTCGCGTCAGTCAAGCAGTAAGCATTTTTATTGACTTAGCACTGGCCACCTCATTTCTAGGTGTGAGTTTGGGGCTTTTTGATTTTCTTCGCGATCGCATTGGTGCCGATAACCGTCGCTTTGGCCGAACCATAGCTGCTGTACTGACCTTTGCGCCGCCACTGTGCTTTGCCCTCTTTTACCCAAAAGGCTTTGCTATGGCGCTGGGCTACGCCGCGATTGCACTCGCAATACTCGCCATTTTTATGCCGGTGGCACTGGTTTACCAAGCGCGAAAACTCAATTGCGATAGTTATCAAGTCCGCGGTGGCAACTTGGCATTAATCATCGTTACCCTTGCGGGTATTGCGATTGTTGGCTCGCAATTATTGCAAATGGCGAAGCTCATTCCTGCCGTGGGTTAA
- a CDS encoding CinA family nicotinamide mononucleotide deamidase-related protein, with the protein MGRLAMLSTGEEVLHGDITDTNAAWLSQLLYESGFPLSRRVTVGDGLSDLSAVMAQMATEFDVVIVNGGLGPTSDDNSTLAFAEAFSLPLLQNQHWLTTLRQRYAAMGREMPPANIKQALLPEGAELLDNPVGTACGYAHLVQGCWFFFTPGVPHEFFKMVEQQVLPRLSQRLTPTNHYCSRFYSFGLSESGLEQTFSDLGLPPSYTLGYRSALPFIEVKLFGPDGQARTIVEQQIARRLGDNLVGQNHDLLTQLALLIAEKQPQCRLGVAEQFSGGYLAQWLTSHIALRKNLNQAWVLPQDTPLTLAEQNPLAAALALATAAKERTGSDIGLAIGPSHEGDITVAIATPTGDFGQHLQPRRQYGFEDWRKMAATVVLDMLRRYYSERPMFGQFESLQRINDIHLPPVAHCDQSPNHI; encoded by the coding sequence ATGGGACGTTTGGCCATGCTCAGTACCGGTGAAGAGGTACTTCATGGAGATATCACAGATACCAATGCTGCATGGTTAAGTCAGCTGCTCTATGAGTCGGGTTTTCCACTATCACGACGTGTCACTGTGGGGGATGGCTTAAGCGATCTTTCTGCTGTGATGGCGCAGATGGCCACTGAATTTGATGTGGTGATTGTCAATGGTGGTCTTGGGCCAACCAGTGATGACAATAGTACGCTTGCCTTTGCAGAAGCATTTTCCTTACCTTTGCTGCAAAACCAGCATTGGCTAACGACCTTGCGTCAGCGCTATGCTGCGATGGGGCGGGAGATGCCTCCAGCCAATATTAAACAAGCTTTGTTGCCTGAAGGGGCAGAGCTGCTTGATAACCCAGTGGGAACTGCTTGCGGTTATGCTCACTTGGTACAGGGCTGCTGGTTTTTCTTTACCCCGGGTGTACCCCATGAATTTTTTAAAATGGTGGAGCAGCAGGTGCTGCCGCGTTTAAGTCAGAGACTTACCCCAACCAACCATTATTGTTCGCGTTTTTATAGCTTTGGTCTGTCTGAGTCTGGATTGGAGCAAACTTTTTCTGATTTAGGTCTGCCGCCGTCCTATACCTTGGGCTATCGCTCAGCGTTGCCATTTATCGAGGTCAAATTATTTGGTCCTGATGGTCAGGCGCGCACCATTGTGGAGCAGCAAATTGCACGCCGGTTAGGCGATAATTTAGTGGGGCAAAACCATGATTTGCTCACTCAGCTAGCGCTTTTAATTGCCGAAAAACAGCCGCAGTGCCGTCTTGGCGTAGCAGAGCAATTTAGTGGCGGCTACTTAGCCCAGTGGCTGACGAGCCATATTGCGCTGCGTAAAAACCTCAATCAGGCGTGGGTTTTGCCGCAAGATACGCCGCTGACGCTAGCAGAGCAAAATCCACTGGCGGCGGCTTTGGCCTTGGCAACGGCGGCAAAAGAGCGCACCGGCAGTGATATCGGTTTGGCTATCGGTCCATCGCATGAAGGTGATATCACGGTGGCGATCGCAACGCCAACTGGGGATTTTGGTCAACATTTGCAACCGCGTCGTCAGTATGGTTTTGAGGATTGGCGAAAAATGGCGGCGACCGTGGTGCTAGATATGTTGCGCCGCTATTACAGTGAGCGGCCGATGTTTGGGCAGTTTGAGTCGCTGCAACGGATTAATGACATTCATCTACCGCCGGTAGCGCACTGCGATCAATCACCCAACCATATTTGA
- the yfaE gene encoding class I ribonucleotide reductase maintenance protein YfaE produces the protein MKIEFEQQTVALSNPKLSILDNLEQAGFELEYHCREGVCGACRCQLQSGDVELMQTPLAFTMPGEILPCISRAKSTLRLQFQRTLSKKLDKVS, from the coding sequence ATGAAGATTGAATTTGAGCAGCAGACTGTTGCGCTTAGCAATCCTAAGCTGTCGATTTTAGACAACTTAGAGCAAGCGGGATTTGAGCTTGAATACCACTGCCGTGAAGGCGTATGCGGTGCTTGTCGCTGCCAGCTGCAATCAGGTGACGTCGAGCTGATGCAAACACCCCTAGCATTTACTATGCCGGGGGAGATTTTGCCCTGTATCTCACGTGCCAAAAGCACGCTGCGTTTGCAGTTTCAACGCACCCTCAGTAAAAAGCTCGATAAGGTAAGTTAA
- the nrdB gene encoding class Ia ribonucleoside-diphosphate reductase subunit beta, with translation MAYSTFTRTKNDQLKEPMFFGQSVNVARYDQQKHPIFEKLIEKQLSFFWRPEEVDVSQDRIDYNALPDHEKHIFISNLKYQTLLDSIQGRSPNVALLPLVSLPELETWIETWSFSETIHSRSYTHIIRNIVNNPSIVFDDIVTNEHILERAKDIAGYYDDLIEATNLYHLYGEGKHEIKGETVRINLFELKKKLYLCLMSVNALEAIRFYVSFACSFAFAERELMEGNAKIIKLIARDEALHLTSTQHMLNLMRTGQDDPEMAIVAAQVEQQCFDLFKDAAEQEKEWAEYLFKDGSMIGLNKNILCQYIEYITNLRMQAVGLKSAYPESTSNPIPWINTWLSSDNVQVAPQEVEISSYLVGQIDTDMSSDDLGDFEL, from the coding sequence ATGGCTTACAGCACCTTTACTCGCACTAAAAACGATCAACTCAAAGAGCCGATGTTCTTTGGCCAATCGGTCAACGTCGCCCGTTATGATCAACAAAAACACCCTATTTTTGAAAAGTTGATTGAAAAACAACTATCTTTCTTCTGGCGCCCTGAAGAGGTGGATGTATCGCAAGATCGCATCGACTACAATGCGCTGCCTGATCATGAAAAACATATTTTCATCAGCAACCTTAAATACCAAACACTGCTTGATTCCATTCAAGGCCGCAGCCCAAACGTGGCGCTCTTGCCTCTGGTATCACTGCCTGAGCTAGAAACTTGGATTGAGACTTGGTCTTTCTCTGAGACCATTCACTCACGCTCTTATACCCATATCATTCGTAACATCGTCAACAACCCATCCATTGTGTTTGATGACATCGTCACCAATGAACATATTCTTGAGCGTGCCAAAGATATTGCGGGCTACTATGACGATCTCATTGAAGCCACCAACCTCTACCATCTCTATGGTGAAGGCAAACACGAAATCAAAGGCGAGACCGTTCGCATCAATCTGTTTGAGCTCAAGAAAAAGCTCTATCTTTGTTTGATGTCGGTAAATGCACTAGAAGCGATTCGCTTCTACGTTAGCTTTGCTTGCTCCTTTGCTTTTGCTGAGCGCGAGCTCATGGAAGGCAACGCCAAAATCATCAAACTGATTGCGCGTGATGAAGCGCTGCATCTTACCAGTACCCAGCATATGCTGAACTTAATGCGCACCGGTCAAGACGATCCAGAAATGGCTATCGTGGCCGCGCAAGTCGAGCAGCAATGCTTCGATCTCTTTAAAGATGCCGCAGAGCAGGAAAAAGAGTGGGCTGAGTACCTGTTCAAAGATGGCTCAATGATTGGTCTGAACAAAAATATTCTGTGTCAGTACATTGAATACATCACCAACCTGCGCATGCAAGCTGTGGGGCTAAAATCTGCTTATCCAGAGTCCACCAGCAATCCAATTCCTTGGATTAACACTTGGTTGAGCTCTGATAACGTGCAAGTTGCACCGCAAGAAGTGGAGATCAGCTCCTACCTTGTGGGTCAAATTGACACCGATATGAGCTCTGATGATCTCGGTGATTTTGAGCTCTAA
- the nrdA gene encoding class 1a ribonucleoside-diphosphate reductase subunit alpha, producing the protein MQQLSVTKRDGRQEPIDLEKIHRVITWAAEDLENVSVSQVELKSHIQFYDGIKTEDIHETIIKSAADLISEESPDYQYLAARLAIFHLRKKAYGQFEPPKLFDQVSKMVAAGKYDAHLLEDYSEEEFATMDNFIDHWRDMNFSYAAVKQLEGKYLVQNRVTGEIYESAQFLYILVAACLFAKYPKETRLDYIQRFYDAVSQFKISLPTPIMSGVRTPTRQFSSCVLIECDDSLDSINATASSVVRYVSQRAGIGINAGRIRALGSEIRGGEAFHTGCIPFYKYFQTAVKCCSQGGVRGGAATVFYPIWHGEVESLLVLKNNRGVEENRVRHMDYGVQINKLMYQRLIKGENISLFSPSDVPGLYDAFFADQAEFERLYAQYEADSSIRRRSIKAVELFSLLMQERASTGRIYIQNVDHCNTHSPFDAKVAPIRQSNLCMEIALPTKPLNNVDDANGEIALCTLSAFNLGAIENLDELEEMAELTVRALDSLLDYQDYPLAAARRATMNRRTLGVGVINYAYYLAKHGVRYSDGSANNLTHQAFEAIQYYLLKASVALAKEYGACPAFNETTYAQGILPIDTYKKDLDAICDNTLHYDWETLRTEIQTHGLRNSTLTALMPSETSSQISNATNGIEPPRGYVSVKASKDGILKQVVPELNRYKDNYQLLWSLGSNEGYLQLVGIMQKFVDQSISANTAYDPSIFETGKVPMKAMLKDLLTAYKLGVKTLYYHNTRDGADDAQNDLAAADDCAGGACKI; encoded by the coding sequence ATGCAGCAACTTTCAGTAACCAAACGTGATGGCCGCCAAGAGCCCATCGATCTGGAAAAAATCCACCGCGTGATCACTTGGGCGGCAGAGGATCTTGAAAATGTCTCTGTCTCACAGGTTGAACTTAAATCACACATTCAATTTTATGATGGGATTAAAACCGAAGATATTCATGAAACCATCATTAAATCCGCGGCAGATTTGATCTCAGAAGAGAGCCCAGACTACCAATATCTTGCTGCGCGTTTGGCCATTTTCCACCTTCGCAAAAAAGCCTACGGCCAATTTGAGCCACCGAAGCTATTTGACCAAGTCAGCAAAATGGTTGCTGCTGGCAAGTATGATGCGCACTTGCTTGAAGACTACAGCGAAGAAGAGTTCGCGACCATGGACAACTTTATTGACCATTGGCGTGATATGAACTTCTCCTACGCCGCAGTAAAGCAACTTGAAGGGAAGTACCTGGTACAAAACCGCGTCACTGGTGAGATTTATGAAAGTGCCCAGTTCCTTTATATTCTGGTTGCCGCTTGCCTATTCGCAAAATATCCAAAAGAAACGCGCCTTGATTATATTCAACGTTTCTACGATGCGGTTTCACAATTTAAAATCTCACTCCCAACGCCAATTATGTCTGGCGTGCGCACCCCAACCCGTCAGTTCAGCTCCTGCGTACTGATTGAGTGTGACGACAGCCTCGATTCAATCAATGCCACTGCCAGCTCAGTGGTTCGCTATGTCTCACAACGTGCAGGCATTGGTATCAATGCGGGTCGTATTCGTGCGCTTGGTAGTGAAATTCGTGGTGGTGAAGCCTTCCATACCGGCTGTATTCCATTCTACAAATACTTCCAAACAGCAGTGAAATGTTGCTCTCAAGGCGGCGTTCGCGGCGGTGCAGCCACTGTGTTCTACCCAATTTGGCACGGTGAAGTTGAATCACTGTTGGTATTGAAAAACAACCGTGGTGTGGAAGAAAACCGCGTACGTCACATGGACTACGGCGTTCAAATTAACAAATTGATGTACCAACGCCTGATCAAAGGCGAGAACATTTCTCTGTTCTCTCCATCAGATGTTCCTGGGCTATATGATGCATTCTTCGCTGATCAAGCTGAATTTGAGCGTCTATATGCACAATATGAAGCAGATAGCAGCATTCGTCGTCGCAGCATTAAAGCCGTTGAGTTGTTCTCACTGCTAATGCAAGAGCGCGCTTCAACTGGCCGTATCTACATTCAAAACGTGGATCACTGTAATACACACAGCCCGTTTGATGCCAAGGTTGCACCGATTCGTCAATCCAACCTGTGCATGGAAATTGCGCTGCCTACCAAGCCGCTAAACAATGTTGATGATGCCAATGGCGAAATCGCCCTGTGTACGCTTTCTGCGTTCAACTTGGGTGCCATTGAAAACTTGGACGAGCTTGAAGAGATGGCTGAACTTACCGTTCGCGCCCTTGATTCACTACTGGATTATCAAGACTATCCATTGGCTGCAGCGCGCCGCGCAACCATGAATCGCCGTACCTTAGGTGTGGGTGTGATCAACTACGCCTACTACCTAGCGAAACATGGCGTGCGCTACTCAGATGGCAGTGCCAACAACCTGACGCACCAAGCTTTTGAAGCGATTCAATACTACCTATTGAAAGCCTCTGTGGCCTTGGCCAAAGAGTATGGTGCTTGTCCTGCGTTTAATGAAACAACTTACGCACAAGGCATTTTGCCAATTGATACCTATAAGAAGGATTTGGACGCGATTTGCGACAATACCTTGCATTACGATTGGGAAACCCTACGGACTGAGATTCAAACCCATGGTCTGCGTAACTCAACATTGACAGCGCTGATGCCTTCTGAGACCTCTTCACAGATCTCAAATGCAACCAACGGTATTGAGCCACCACGTGGCTATGTGTCAGTCAAAGCATCAAAAGATGGCATCTTGAAGCAGGTAGTGCCAGAGCTAAATCGCTATAAAGACAACTACCAATTGTTGTGGTCACTGGGCAGTAACGAAGGTTACCTCCAACTTGTGGGCATTATGCAAAAATTTGTCGACCAGTCGATTTCAGCCAATACCGCGTACGACCCAAGCATCTTTGAAACCGGCAAAGTACCGATGAAAGCGATGCTCAAAGATCTACTGACCGCTTATAAATTGGGCGTTAAAACCCTGTACTATCACAACACCCGTGATGGTGCGGATGATGCACAAAACGACCTAGCTGCAGCCGACGATTGTGCTGGCGGCGCTTGTAAAATCTAA
- a CDS encoding HAD family hydrolase produces MPRAVFFDLDGTLLDTAPDMALAANLVLADYDLPPLSEQHIQANTSLGPHGLLGAGFATLPPAKLQALSETIIREQFLRYYSQNLCVGTQLYQGVVELLEQLNQANICWGIVTNKPRDLTEPLLAQFLPLTQHHILVCADDLPRAKPHPDQLNHVCQQLALNPADCFYVGDIQNDIIAAKGAGMAPIVAGWGYTDGALNDAQHWHQAQVANSPAQVWHYLSQD; encoded by the coding sequence ATGCCACGCGCAGTCTTTTTTGATTTAGATGGCACCTTACTGGATACCGCGCCAGATATGGCGCTCGCGGCGAATTTGGTTCTCGCAGATTATGACTTGCCGCCGCTCAGTGAGCAGCACATTCAAGCCAATACCAGCCTTGGCCCACACGGTTTACTCGGGGCTGGATTTGCGACCTTGCCGCCAGCCAAACTGCAAGCGCTCAGTGAAACCATTATTCGCGAACAATTTTTGCGCTACTACAGCCAAAATCTATGTGTTGGCACCCAGCTTTACCAAGGCGTTGTGGAACTGCTTGAGCAGCTCAATCAAGCCAACATCTGCTGGGGCATTGTCACCAACAAACCGCGCGATCTCACTGAGCCTTTATTGGCACAATTTTTACCACTGACACAGCACCATATTTTGGTCTGTGCCGATGATTTGCCGCGTGCCAAACCACACCCCGACCAGCTCAACCATGTCTGTCAGCAATTAGCGCTTAATCCCGCTGATTGCTTTTATGTCGGCGATATTCAAAACGATATTATTGCCGCCAAGGGCGCAGGCATGGCCCCAATCGTGGCAGGCTGGGGTTACACCGACGGCGCGCTCAATGATGCGCAGCATTGGCATCAAGCGCAAGTAGCCAACAGCCCTGCACAAGTATGGCACTACCTCAGTCAAGATTGA
- the ubiG gene encoding bifunctional 2-polyprenyl-6-hydroxyphenol methylase/3-demethylubiquinol 3-O-methyltransferase UbiG has product MTQSSAQTNAHNVDPQEIAKFEAMASTWWDLDGEFKPLHQINPLRRDYIATRSGGLAGKKVLDVGCGGGILAESLAKLGAEVTGLDMGAAPLTVARAHAKLAGLSIDYIQSPVEVHAQSHAAQYDVVTCMEMLEHVPDPASVIAACAQLVKPSGQVFFSTLNRNLKSWLFAIAGAEHLLKIVPKGTHDYDKFIRPSELMAMVDQTPLRERHITGLHYNPLSQTYRLGDDVSVNYILHTERRD; this is encoded by the coding sequence ATGACCCAGTCCTCCGCTCAAACCAACGCCCACAATGTTGATCCTCAAGAAATCGCTAAATTTGAAGCCATGGCCAGTACTTGGTGGGATTTAGATGGGGAATTTAAACCGCTACACCAAATTAACCCGCTGCGCCGTGATTATATTGCAACGCGAAGTGGTGGCCTTGCTGGCAAAAAAGTGCTCGATGTCGGCTGCGGTGGTGGTATTTTGGCGGAAAGCCTGGCCAAACTTGGCGCTGAGGTGACAGGTCTTGATATGGGCGCTGCGCCGCTCACGGTCGCTCGCGCCCATGCCAAGTTAGCGGGTTTATCCATCGACTATATTCAATCGCCCGTCGAAGTACATGCACAAAGCCATGCCGCGCAATATGACGTGGTGACCTGTATGGAGATGTTAGAGCATGTCCCAGATCCCGCTTCCGTGATTGCCGCCTGTGCTCAGTTGGTCAAACCCAGCGGTCAGGTGTTTTTCTCCACCCTCAATCGTAATTTAAAATCTTGGCTTTTTGCCATTGCCGGCGCCGAGCATCTGCTCAAGATTGTACCCAAAGGCACCCACGACTATGACAAGTTTATCCGCCCTTCGGAGCTAATGGCGATGGTGGATCAAACCCCACTGCGCGAGCGCCATATCACAGGGCTACACTACAACCCGCTCAGCCAAACCTATCGTTTGGGTGACGACGTCTCCGTCAACTATATTTTGCATACAGAGCGACGCGACTAA